In Chryseobacterium salivictor, the DNA window TGATTCCGGACGGATTTTCCGCAGACCAGACATTAAGAAGCTCTACCGGTTGATTATTCATATTTCCTGGGGTCGTCATGGTCCTGAAGAAATTCCAGTTGGTCTGCTTCACGAATTGGGCTAAGAAGGAGAAACTGACATTCTTATAGCGCACTTCATTCTGCCATCCGCCGTAATACTTCACGCCAATATTTCTGATTGCTTTTGCATCTTCGGGCGTGGATATTTTACCGTCCCCGTTATAATCCGTAAAACGGTATTTCCCCGTGCTGTCAATTCCTTCATACTGATACAGTTTTACAATTGAAGTCGGCATTCCGACCACGTATTTATTGGCATAGGTGGACCCCTCAAGATTTGGAAAAGAAATCAGCTTGTTTTCCGGGAAACTAATGTTGAAGGCGGTTTGCCACCTCCAGTTCCCGGTATTTACAGGAGTCGATGATCCCTCAAATTCCCACCCTTTATTTTCGACCACTGCATCCAGATTAGCCTGAATGGAAGAGAAACCCGTGGTAGCAGGCAATGGAATTCCTACCAGTTGCCCCGATGACTGGTTGCGGTAAAATGCAGCCGAAATGGCAACAGCATTTTTGAAAAGTCCCAATTCCAGCGCTGCTTCCAGTTTTTTTGTTCTCTCCCAGCTGAAATCCGGATTGTAAAGCGACGTTGGATATAAGCCAGCATTGGTGTTATAGGCATCCTCCGCAATACTGTAATTATTCTGGTATTGATAATCACCGATGAAATCACTCCCCGTGATTCCGTAACTGCTTCGTATTTTCCCGAAGCTCAACCACTTCATATCTTTGAGGAAAGATTCTTCAGAAAACAACCATGCAGCTCCCACCGCACCGAAGTTCGCAAACCTATTATTCAATCCGAAGCGGCTTGAGCCATCGCGGCGACCTGTCAGATTTAAGATAAACTTTTTGGCAAAACTGTAATTAATACGCGTCAGTAAGGAAGCGAACTTGTATTGGTTTTGAATGTCCGGCGAAATGATCTTAAAATTGGCAGCGGCCAGATTTTCGATCAAGGCATTACTGGAATAGCCAACTCCCGTCATTGCAGACCTTTTTGTTGTGGTTTGCTGAAACGAAAATCCCGCTAAAATATTGAGTTCGTGCTGACCGAAAGTGTTACCATAGGAAACCTGCGGTTCTGCCAGATAGGTAAAGATGGAATTGGTGCTTTTTGACGAGGAGGAGTCTTCTGACGTCAATCCAAAAGATGGATTGTACAGCGTGTGCGGTTTAATATTAATCTCTTCCAGATTTTGATAATTGAACCCGCCGTTGAGTTTAAAACTAAAATTGTCCAGAAATTGATAATTCATCGTGAGTCCTTCATTCAGTTGATAGATCTGATTGTGATAGGTCCCATTCAAAGCGGCAACAGGATTCGTAAACGTGTTGTTTTCCCAGTTCACATTTCCGGCGGCATCATACAGTGCCGGAGCATTTGGACTCATCACAAGCGCCCGGCTTGCAAAATCCGTATTTACCACATTATTGGAGAGCTGTGAAAATAAATTGGAGAGGTTAAGCTGAAACTTTTTATTCAGTGATAAAAAGCTATAATTGGTATCAAACGTATTGGTCTTGTAATGAAAATCTCCCGGAAATACGGTGGACTGATCATTGTGGGCTGCACTTACTCTGAACGAATGCTGCGCAGTCCCGCCTGAAATCGAGAGCTGCGTATTGCTGTTTTCCGCCCAGTTACCGATCAGTTCTTTCTGAAAATCCGTAATTCGGGTTTGATCCCAGGTGCCGTTCACGTCATAAGCACTTGCTGGCAGACTGGAGACGGAAGCATTTTTGTAAGCCTGCAACCGCATGTTGACATATTGCGCACTGTTCATCAACTTCATGTAGCGCGTGATATGGCTGATTCCATATTGGTTGTTGACCGCTACCGTAAGTGCTGCATTTTTTCCTTTTTTTGTCGTAATCAATATCACTCCGTTGGCTCCGCGGCTCCCGTAAATTGCAGTAGCATCTGCATCTTTAAGAATCTCGATACTTTCTACATCATTCGGATTCAATGAATTGAGCGGACTTATATTCAGTAGAGGCAGAACCGTCTGTGAAAATGTAGACGTCAGCGTATTTCCCAGTGCAATTCCATCGACAACATACAGGGGCTGACTGCCGTCAATTGCGCTGTTGAATAAATTTCTCAGACTGTTCCTTCCCCGGATCTGTACATCAAAACCTCCGCCCGGCGTGCCGCTGTTCTGCGTAATGCTTACGCCGGCCATTCTCCCTTGAAGTGCCGACAGAACATTGGTTACGGGTTGATTTTCAATCTCCTTGGCGGTGACCTTCGCAATGCTCCCCGTACTTTCTCTGGCTTTTACCTTGTAGTATCCAGCGTTCAGCACCACTTCTTCAATCGACTTTACTTTTTCCGTGAGTGAAATGATGAAAGTAGATTTCCCGTCAGTGTTTATTTTTTGTTCACTGTATTCAGGATGGCGGAAAATAAGGACAGGATGTTCGCCGGTAATGAGGAGCGAGAAAGCTCCCGTGGCGGTGGTGGTAGTGAGCGCATTGGTGCCGTCCTGGGTGACCACTACCCCACTCAGGGGCTTTTCACCGTCGGTGACCGTTCCCGTGACGGTCCGGGTTTGTGCCTGAACCTGCGAGTGAATCGCAGAAAAGACCAGACAACCGGAAACAAGTCCTATGGTTGATAGGATTTTTTTCATAGTTTTGTTTTTTAATTGTTAGTTCAATTTATGTACTGATAATTGTTATTGCTCTTTCCTGCGGTGGGCAAACTTTAGGGAAAGGGCGTTTTTTTTGATAGATGATAGAAAAAAGATGATAGATGATAGATTACGTGCTGCATCGTTTAAAAAACGGATGGCGCATTCAAAAGTTTTAATTCATTCTTTTTCTTCATTCTAATTTCCGGTTCCTGACTCGTGAAATACTCAAATACTTCTCATGAACTCCTCATGAACTATCCATGAAGTATCCATGAAGTATCTATGAAGCATCTACGGAGCATCCTATTTTCAATCAAGAACTACTTTTTACTTGGCTCTTTTTACTTGGCTCTCTATACCTTCACTTGGCTCTTTTTACTTTTTACTTGGCTCTTCAGATTGCTTTAGGGGAAAGCAAAACACAAATGATGAAGAAAAGAAATACTTCCCCGCTAAAGACAAATCTTTTTGTTGTTGGATGATGGGTGCTGGATGTTTTTACAGGGTATTAATCCACAGTTTTTGTTCCAAATCTCCATTCTCACCGAAGCACCAGATCAGCACATTGCCAAATCATCACATCATCACATTACCAAATCATCACATTATCCTTCGGAATGGCTTAGGGGAGGCTTCGACAGGCTCAGCCACCGTACGTTTAGAAACTTATGAAGAAAGTTCACTCTCCCGCTAAAGACCAATCCTTTAAAAGAGCTTTGATATGAATGTGACTGTAGCTCTAAGTATCGTTGAAATAATAAAAATAAATATTCATGATGAATACATTAAAAGTTTTTAATACAACGTAGTCTTTAAAACAAGACCATTTCCCGAGTAAGCGTAATGCCGCAATGGTTGTGCAACCCATTGTAAGTTTCATTCCTAACAGCGAAGACTCTCCTACTCCAGTCATTCCTAGCATCGCGAACAATCTGTTATCCTGAGCCTGTCGAAGGATCTCGAGGCAAAAGCAAAACATCCTGCATCCTGCATCCTACATCCTGCATTAAAAAAACCAACACTACCCTACCAAAACCATCAATTTCTAATTGCATTAACTTCTCCTGCATTGGCATTTGGTTAATTGGAAGAAAGAACCTATTTTTAACGTGCGAGTTTTTAACAGTCTTTCATACCACCACAAGCCTTTTTTGGGGCTTTGGTGCAGTTGATGGGCAATTGGATTTTATAGATTTTGTGTAGCACATGATCTTACCCTTTTACATTGGTGGGTATAGCGTTGGTGATCTTTTATAAAATCTGGGTGAAGCGGTGAGAGACTTTTAGCTCTCTTGGGTTTTTAAGGTGGTAAAAATGTCGTTCTCATAATACATTGTTATTTGTTGTTATGAAACGATGTTCTTGGATGCGAAGAATATCCTTGAAAAAAGCAAGGAGCGGTTTCACACTTTAGAGTCATGGGCGACCAAACCCTCCTTCCCGAAAGAAGTTACCATCTAAAGTTTACGTGAAAACCGCTCCCATGCAGGTACAAAAGTAAGAAACTTTTTTAAGCACGGAGCGATTTCACGGTGTTCTCGATGGAAATTGGTCGTTTTGACTCGAGAAACATCGTCTATTATGGGCTTATTTAGCCTTAATATTCAAATCGTTAAAGCAAATATAACAAAATAATTCCAATAAACAAATTTTTAACAAAATGGAATTGAAATATTCATTAATATATGTCTGATAGTATCAACAACAAAGTTCTTGAAAATTTTTCAAGATACATAGTCTCTAAAAAGAAAGAACTGGGCTTGTCAAATGAAAGACTAGCCAAAGAATGTAATATTTCAAATGGAGAAATTAGTAAATTAATAACTATGGAAAGAAAAAGTATTTCTCCCAAAACATTCTATTTAATATATACAGGGGTTAAAGATAATTTCTCCAATATTTTCAACTTTGTTTATGAAGGTTATGAATTTTCATTGAACAAATATGTGCCAAAAAAGCGAAGTGAATTGGGACATATTATAATGAAATATGAGACGCAGCAAAATA includes these proteins:
- a CDS encoding SusC/RagA family TonB-linked outer membrane protein; its protein translation is MKKILSTIGLVSGCLVFSAIHSQVQAQTRTVTGTVTDGEKPLSGVVVTQDGTNALTTTTATGAFSLLITGEHPVLIFRHPEYSEQKINTDGKSTFIISLTEKVKSIEEVVLNAGYYKVKARESTGSIAKVTAKEIENQPVTNVLSALQGRMAGVSITQNSGTPGGGFDVQIRGRNSLRNLFNSAIDGSQPLYVVDGIALGNTLTSTFSQTVLPLLNISPLNSLNPNDVESIEILKDADATAIYGSRGANGVILITTKKGKNAALTVAVNNQYGISHITRYMKLMNSAQYVNMRLQAYKNASVSSLPASAYDVNGTWDQTRITDFQKELIGNWAENSNTQLSISGGTAQHSFRVSAAHNDQSTVFPGDFHYKTNTFDTNYSFLSLNKKFQLNLSNLFSQLSNNVVNTDFASRALVMSPNAPALYDAAGNVNWENNTFTNPVAALNGTYHNQIYQLNEGLTMNYQFLDNFSFKLNGGFNYQNLEEINIKPHTLYNPSFGLTSEDSSSSKSTNSIFTYLAEPQVSYGNTFGQHELNILAGFSFQQTTTKRSAMTGVGYSSNALIENLAAANFKIISPDIQNQYKFASLLTRINYSFAKKFILNLTGRRDGSSRFGLNNRFANFGAVGAAWLFSEESFLKDMKWLSFGKIRSSYGITGSDFIGDYQYQNNYSIAEDAYNTNAGLYPTSLYNPDFSWERTKKLEAALELGLFKNAVAISAAFYRNQSSGQLVGIPLPATTGFSSIQANLDAVVENKGWEFEGSSTPVNTGNWRWQTAFNISFPENKLISFPNLEGSTYANKYVVGMPTSIVKLYQYEGIDSTGKYRFTDYNGDGKISTPEDAKAIRNIGVKYYGGWQNEVRYKNVSFSFLAQFVKQTNWNFFRTMTTPGNMNNQPVELLNVWSAENPSGIIMPYSPGTQTQVNTLTANFRNSTAAVGDASFVRLKNIQFNYRINTSFTWMKEATLYVQGQNLLTVTDYFGLDPEFVTTGFIPPLKTYAFGIQLKF
- a CDS encoding helix-turn-helix domain-containing protein produces the protein MSDSINNKVLENFSRYIVSKKKELGLSNERLAKECNISNGEISKLITMERKSISPKTFYLIYTGVKDNFSNIFNFVYEGYEFSLNKYVPKKRSELGHIIMKYETQQNNIEEVSAKTGISLTRLKNLYYTDISFTTEEIILIEMSLKLKGGEIFEELYGKP